In Fervidobacterium nodosum Rt17-B1, one genomic interval encodes:
- a CDS encoding ABC transporter ATP-binding protein: protein MLSKYLKKYWFLITLTILLVAIQAIISLYLPDLMSDIVDKGITKGDTDYIWRVGGKMLLVSFISVIAAVLASYSSSIVSMGLGKDLREAIFKKVTSFSLEDMNKFSTSSLITRTTNDVTQIQQATIMILRMVVMAPVMAVGGIFMAIQKDAKLTSILLVSVPVMLLGLGIIAWIVAPLFKSMQKKIDKLNLVVRERVTGIRVIRAFNKEDYEKGRFSEANNDLTRTALIVNRISSVLFPYMMIVMNFTTIAIIWFGAKQIDAGTLQVGQMMAVMQYVMQIMFSFIMISVIFIFLPRASVSNQRIKEVLTTETKIKESENAIKVKSSPTWFEDINNNFKGIVEFDNVTFKYPGAAEPVLKNISFKALPGKITAIIGSTGSGKSTLLNLITRFYDVTSGSVKIDDIDIREIPFEIMRKNIGYATQKAFIFSGTIRENIRFGREWITNDMVENAADISQVLEFASKYPEGLDYQIDQAGLNLSGGQKQRISIARAIAGKPRIYLFDDTFSALDFKTDAKVRTRLFKETKDATVIIVAQRVATIMHADQIIVLKDGEIAGIGTHEELMKTSEVYQDIVYSQLSKEEIQ from the coding sequence ATGCTGAGCAAGTATCTCAAAAAGTATTGGTTTCTAATAACCTTAACAATTTTATTAGTAGCTATTCAAGCAATAATTTCTTTATATTTGCCTGATTTGATGTCTGATATAGTTGATAAAGGTATAACAAAAGGTGATACTGATTATATCTGGCGTGTTGGCGGCAAGATGTTACTTGTCTCGTTTATAAGTGTTATTGCAGCGGTACTTGCCAGTTATTCGTCTTCCATAGTTAGTATGGGACTTGGAAAGGATTTGAGAGAAGCAATCTTCAAGAAAGTAACATCTTTCTCCTTGGAGGATATGAATAAATTCAGTACATCATCTTTGATTACCAGGACAACAAACGACGTTACACAGATTCAACAAGCCACAATTATGATTTTGCGTATGGTTGTTATGGCACCTGTAATGGCGGTTGGCGGAATATTCATGGCTATCCAAAAAGACGCTAAGCTCACAAGTATTTTGCTTGTTTCAGTTCCCGTAATGCTTTTAGGACTTGGAATCATAGCTTGGATAGTTGCGCCATTGTTCAAGAGTATGCAAAAAAAGATAGATAAACTCAATTTAGTTGTTAGAGAACGCGTTACAGGCATAAGGGTTATAAGGGCATTCAATAAAGAAGATTACGAAAAAGGAAGGTTTAGCGAAGCTAACAACGATCTGACGCGAACAGCTTTAATCGTAAATAGGATCTCTTCCGTACTATTTCCATACATGATGATAGTTATGAACTTTACAACAATTGCCATCATATGGTTTGGTGCTAAACAAATCGACGCTGGTACATTACAAGTTGGTCAGATGATGGCTGTTATGCAATATGTTATGCAGATTATGTTCTCTTTTATAATGATTTCGGTTATTTTTATCTTTTTACCAAGGGCAAGTGTTTCAAATCAGAGAATTAAAGAAGTACTTACGACTGAAACAAAAATCAAGGAATCAGAGAATGCAATTAAAGTAAAATCATCTCCAACTTGGTTTGAAGATATAAACAATAACTTCAAAGGTATCGTAGAATTCGATAATGTTACATTTAAATACCCCGGTGCAGCGGAACCGGTTTTGAAAAACATTTCGTTTAAAGCCTTGCCCGGAAAAATTACCGCTATAATCGGTTCAACCGGTTCGGGAAAATCCACTTTATTAAATTTAATAACAAGGTTTTACGATGTTACTTCAGGTAGTGTTAAGATAGACGATATTGATATTAGAGAAATCCCATTTGAGATTATGAGAAAAAATATAGGTTACGCGACACAAAAAGCCTTTATATTTTCAGGGACGATAAGGGAGAATATAAGATTTGGTAGAGAATGGATAACTAATGACATGGTTGAAAATGCTGCCGATATATCGCAAGTTCTGGAGTTTGCCTCAAAGTATCCAGAAGGTCTAGATTACCAAATTGATCAAGCAGGTCTAAACCTATCAGGTGGTCAGAAACAGAGAATTTCGATAGCGCGTGCAATTGCAGGTAAACCTAGGATATACCTTTTCGATGACACGTTTAGCGCCCTTGATTTTAAAACAGACGCAAAGGTTCGAACAAGGCTCTTTAAAGAAACAAAAGATGCAACAGTTATCATTGTTGCTCAACGTGTTGCAACTATAATGCATGCAGACCAAATAATTGTTTTGAAAGATGGAGAAATTGCTGGAATCGGAACTCACGAAGAATTAATGAAAACAAGTGAAGTTTATCAAGACATAGTTTACTCGCAACTTTCCAAAGAAGAAATCCAGTGA
- a CDS encoding ABC transporter ATP-binding protein: MEKREQTQKQRPPRPMGPGAGGPAFARGGEKPKDFKKALKKLMTYLRPHQYAIIAVFVITIIATVLTIKAPKILGEATTEIFRVIMLRKTPFSGFLNTSMDFDKIFRILLNVALLYGISALLNFSQGYMMAGITQKIVKKMREDINDKLKRLPLSFYDHRSHGDIISRITNDIDLISNTLQQSLTQFISGIVTIVGITYMMLTINVKLTLLTLITLPLSAIATIVIAKYSQKYFAAQQKLLGKLTGQVEEVYGGHIVVKAYGREKDELEKFTYVNTELYKESKKAQFLTGIIMPMMNFIGNLGYIIVAVGGGVLVTKKAITIGDVQAFIQYSRQFNQPIIQISNIVNMIQSTLAASERVFEILEENEEVPDKETAVELDKVDGNVKFESVKFSYYPEKPLIENLNIDIKSGQMVAIVGPTGAGKTTLVNLLMRFYEIQGGSIRVDGIDIRDIKRYNLRKHFGMVLQDTWLFSGTIKDNIAYGKTNATEEEIIKAAKMAHVHHFIMALPDGYNTTIGEDSTNISQGEKQLITIARAFLADPSILILDEATSNVDTLTEVYIQKAMNDLLKGRTAFVVAHRLSTIRNADIILVMNEGKIIEMGKHEELLEKGGFYADMYRSQFLGALVDA, from the coding sequence ATGGAAAAAAGAGAACAAACACAAAAACAAAGACCACCAAGACCAATGGGACCTGGAGCTGGAGGACCAGCATTTGCAAGAGGTGGCGAAAAACCAAAAGATTTCAAAAAAGCCCTGAAAAAGCTTATGACTTACCTAAGACCTCACCAATATGCGATTATAGCTGTATTTGTAATAACAATAATTGCAACAGTTCTCACAATAAAAGCACCGAAAATTTTAGGAGAAGCAACAACAGAAATATTCCGAGTCATTATGTTAAGAAAAACACCATTCTCCGGATTCCTTAACACATCTATGGACTTCGATAAGATATTTAGAATTCTTTTGAACGTTGCTCTACTTTACGGAATATCTGCGTTGTTAAACTTTTCCCAAGGTTACATGATGGCAGGTATTACACAAAAAATAGTAAAGAAAATGAGGGAAGATATAAATGATAAATTGAAAAGACTCCCCCTAAGTTTTTACGACCACAGGTCACACGGTGATATCATCAGTAGGATCACCAATGATATTGATTTGATAAGTAACACGTTGCAGCAGAGTTTAACACAATTTATCTCTGGTATAGTAACAATTGTGGGTATAACATATATGATGCTAACTATAAATGTCAAACTCACACTTTTAACGTTAATAACATTGCCATTAAGTGCTATAGCAACGATAGTTATAGCAAAATATTCACAAAAGTACTTTGCAGCGCAACAAAAATTACTGGGAAAACTCACAGGACAAGTTGAAGAAGTTTATGGAGGACACATAGTTGTAAAAGCTTATGGAAGAGAAAAAGATGAGCTTGAGAAATTCACATATGTAAATACCGAATTATACAAGGAAAGTAAAAAAGCACAATTTTTAACAGGTATAATAATGCCAATGATGAATTTTATCGGTAACCTTGGCTATATAATCGTTGCAGTTGGCGGTGGTGTATTGGTAACTAAGAAAGCCATTACAATTGGTGATGTTCAGGCATTTATACAGTACTCAAGACAATTCAACCAACCGATAATCCAAATCTCAAACATAGTAAATATGATCCAATCAACCTTGGCAGCTTCGGAAAGAGTCTTTGAAATATTAGAAGAAAATGAAGAAGTTCCAGATAAAGAAACAGCTGTAGAACTGGATAAAGTTGACGGAAACGTGAAGTTTGAAAGTGTGAAATTTAGCTATTATCCTGAAAAACCGCTGATCGAGAATTTAAACATCGATATTAAGAGCGGTCAGATGGTCGCTATAGTTGGTCCGACAGGCGCAGGAAAGACAACACTTGTAAACTTGCTCATGAGATTTTACGAGATTCAAGGTGGAAGTATAAGAGTAGATGGAATAGATATACGCGATATTAAAAGATACAACCTCAGAAAACACTTTGGAATGGTTTTGCAAGACACTTGGTTATTCTCTGGTACAATAAAAGACAATATCGCTTATGGTAAAACAAATGCGACAGAAGAAGAAATAATAAAAGCAGCAAAGATGGCTCATGTGCATCATTTCATAATGGCATTACCAGACGGGTACAACACAACCATAGGCGAAGACTCAACAAATATCTCGCAAGGTGAAAAACAACTCATAACAATTGCAAGAGCGTTTTTAGCCGATCCAAGTATCCTAATACTTGACGAAGCCACAAGCAACGTTGACACACTTACGGAAGTATATATCCAAAAAGCAATGAACGATTTACTAAAAGGAAGAACAGCCTTTGTTGTCGCACATAGACTTTCAACTATCAGAAATGCAGATATAATTCTTGTCATGAACGAAGGTAAAATTATAGAAATGGGCAAACATGAGGAATTGCTTGAAAAAGGAGGATTTTACGCAGATATGTACAGAAGTCAGTTCCTTGGTGCGTTAGTCGATGCATAA
- a CDS encoding uracil-DNA glycosylase yields the protein MKKEEMMAIIEERIKNCQSCHLHLLRKNTVPGEGNIYSPIMFVGEGPGEEEDNQGRPFVGKAGQLLTKIIESVNIKREDVYITNVVKCRPPNNRVPTNLEIQSCSHYLTAQIEIINPRMIIPLGSTAATFFLGKEEPITKIRGKKFTWKGDIIIFPMFHPSYLLRNPSKEKGSPKDLTWQDIKEVRRYYDQFMEEITGKINR from the coding sequence ATGAAAAAGGAAGAAATGATGGCGATAATTGAAGAAAGAATAAAAAATTGTCAAAGCTGCCATTTGCATTTACTTAGAAAAAATACAGTTCCTGGTGAAGGAAATATATATTCACCTATAATGTTTGTTGGTGAAGGGCCTGGCGAAGAAGAAGACAATCAAGGCAGACCATTTGTTGGTAAAGCCGGACAACTTCTTACAAAGATTATAGAATCAGTTAATATAAAACGTGAGGATGTGTATATTACCAACGTTGTTAAATGTAGACCACCAAATAATCGTGTCCCGACAAACCTAGAAATTCAATCATGTTCTCATTATTTGACAGCTCAAATAGAGATAATTAACCCACGTATGATAATACCGCTTGGTAGTACAGCTGCAACGTTTTTCTTAGGAAAAGAAGAACCAATAACAAAAATTCGTGGGAAAAAATTCACTTGGAAAGGTGATATCATAATTTTTCCCATGTTCCACCCAAGCTATCTTTTAAGAAACCCGTCTAAAGAAAAAGGAAGCCCAAAAGATTTAACTTGGCAAGATATAAAAGAAGTTAGAAGATATTACGATCAGTTTATGGAAGAAATTACTGGTAAAATTAATAGATAA
- a CDS encoding MarR family winged helix-turn-helix transcriptional regulator yields MFTDNKKGIVYHVSTLQKRIFKIIHEQVSKEFGIHPGQVPMLFIIEKKPGISQKEIADALNIEPGTVAVMLKRMEKSGLILRTTDERDRRVLRVHLTQKAKDALFYIKDVLANLESKILSTLQESEQEMFLKVIEKINKKLDEEFPLKEREVKC; encoded by the coding sequence TTGTTTACAGATAATAAAAAAGGTATTGTTTATCATGTAAGTACTTTGCAAAAGAGAATTTTCAAAATTATCCATGAACAAGTCTCAAAAGAATTCGGTATACACCCCGGTCAAGTCCCGATGCTGTTTATAATCGAAAAAAAACCAGGCATAAGCCAAAAAGAGATAGCAGACGCACTAAACATCGAACCGGGAACCGTTGCGGTTATGCTCAAGCGTATGGAAAAAAGTGGTCTGATATTAAGAACAACAGACGAAAGAGATAGAAGGGTTTTAAGAGTTCACTTAACTCAAAAGGCAAAAGACGCGCTTTTTTATATAAAAGATGTCTTAGCTAATTTGGAAAGTAAAATACTTTCAACACTTCAAGAAAGTGAGCAAGAAATGTTCTTGAAAGTAATTGAAAAAATAAACAAAAAGTTAGATGAAGAATTCCCACTAAAGGAGCGTGAAGTCAAATGCTGA
- a CDS encoding metal-dependent transcriptional regulator has protein sequence MKNDFKHETKLTPTVMSYISAIYSLIEKEGVARISDIAKVKGVSYASATNAVKKLAELGVVEHKRYGFVKLTLRGLKIAQMLKSGESRIKYFFIYVVGIPEKKAEQIASLMVYDLDADTRRKLRKFYSILIDFTKEKAEELEKFIKEQRMNMEIPEEVYKLKEKIKEDEVDE, from the coding sequence GTGAAAAACGATTTTAAGCATGAAACAAAGCTTACACCAACAGTTATGAGTTACATCTCAGCAATTTACTCTCTTATAGAAAAAGAAGGTGTGGCAAGGATTTCTGACATAGCAAAAGTGAAAGGCGTATCCTACGCAAGCGCAACTAACGCTGTTAAAAAGCTTGCAGAACTTGGTGTTGTCGAACATAAAAGGTATGGTTTTGTCAAATTAACTCTAAGAGGTTTAAAAATTGCTCAAATGCTAAAATCTGGTGAATCCAGAATAAAATATTTCTTCATATATGTTGTTGGAATACCAGAAAAAAAAGCAGAGCAAATAGCAAGCCTTATGGTATACGACTTAGACGCGGATACAAGAAGAAAATTGAGAAAGTTTTATTCAATTTTAATTGATTTTACAAAAGAAAAAGCAGAAGAGCTTGAGAAATTCATAAAAGAACAAAGAATGAATATGGAAATACCTGAGGAAGTATATAAGCTCAAAGAAAAAATAAAGGAGGATGAAGTTGATGAGTAA